The following coding sequences lie in one Megalodesulfovibrio gigas DSM 1382 = ATCC 19364 genomic window:
- a CDS encoding type II toxin-antitoxin system HicA family toxin gives MNWPSVKARQVLAALFRLGWVEIRQCGSHKTLARTGWPNYIWAFSDGDELGRKMLSRIAKHTGLTPEDL, from the coding sequence GTGAACTGGCCTTCCGTCAAAGCCAGGCAGGTGCTGGCCGCCCTGTTTCGCCTGGGCTGGGTGGAAATCCGGCAATGCGGTTCCCACAAGACCCTGGCCCGCACGGGCTGGCCCAATTACATCTGGGCCTTCTCCGATGGCGATGAGCTTGGGCGCAAGATGCTCTCCCGTATCGCCAAACATACAGGCTTGACCCCGGAAGACTTGTAG
- a CDS encoding type II toxin-antitoxin system HicB family antitoxin, translated as MTSTCPALTGALLLAILQAWEVCMELTIEFDREDDGRWIAEVPELPGVLVYGVTREEAEDRATALAFRVLAEQIEGGAIHSRQTKTVCFA; from the coding sequence ATGACGTCCACTTGTCCGGCCTTGACAGGTGCGCTGCTCCTGGCCATTCTTCAGGCATGGGAGGTCTGCATGGAACTGACCATTGAGTTTGACCGCGAAGATGACGGCCGCTGGATTGCCGAGGTGCCGGAGCTGCCCGGCGTGCTGGTCTACGGCGTCACCCGCGAAGAGGCGGAAGATCGGGCCACGGCCTTGGCCTTTCGCGTCCTGGCTGAACAGATCGAAGGCGGGGCCATCCACTCCAGGCAAACCAAGACCGTCTGCTTCGCGTGA
- a CDS encoding macro domain-containing protein: MEHPAHGNLLTAKTDALVNTVNTMGAMGKGIALQFKKVFPEN, from the coding sequence ATGGAGCACCCTGCACACGGGAATCTGCTCACAGCCAAGACCGATGCCCTGGTCAACACCGTGAATACCATGGGGGCCATGGGCAAGGGCATTGCGCTGCAGTTCAAGAAGGTCTTTCCCGAGAACTAA
- the darT gene encoding type II toxin-antitoxin system toxin DNA ADP-ribosyl transferase DarT, which yields MPILVYHFTHIRNLPGMVQAGMVQCNTRMRQGDGPMVDIGHAHIKDRRDKIEVPVPPFGTVADYVPFYFTTRSPMLYAINGGRVPGYQGQDDLIYLVARAHEIETVRACCFTDGNAAHSISRFHYNLEDSDPRLDWEVLQARQWANTPDDSDRKRRRQAEFLVHDHVPLDLFKGVAVRTPAMEQRVRDAFPAVPFLASRPEWYY from the coding sequence ATGCCCATCCTGGTCTACCACTTCACGCACATACGCAACCTGCCCGGCATGGTCCAGGCCGGCATGGTGCAGTGCAACACCCGAATGCGGCAGGGCGATGGGCCGATGGTGGATATAGGACATGCCCACATCAAGGACCGCCGGGACAAGATCGAAGTACCCGTGCCACCCTTCGGCACCGTGGCGGACTACGTTCCCTTTTACTTCACCACCCGTTCGCCCATGCTGTACGCCATCAACGGCGGCCGGGTGCCCGGCTATCAGGGACAGGATGATCTGATCTACCTTGTCGCCCGGGCTCACGAAATTGAGACCGTGCGCGCGTGCTGTTTCACAGATGGGAACGCGGCCCATAGCATCAGCCGATTCCACTACAATCTGGAAGACAGTGATCCGCGACTTGACTGGGAAGTCCTTCAAGCCAGGCAGTGGGCCAATACCCCTGACGATTCTGACCGCAAACGCCGGCGGCAAGCAGAATTCTTGGTGCATGACCACGTACCCCTGGACCTGTTCAAGGGCGTTGCCGTACGCACGCCGGCCATGGAGCAGCGCGTCCGGGACGCCTTCCCCGCCGTGCCCTTCCTTGCTTCCCGCCCCGAATGGTACTATTAA
- the darG gene encoding type II toxin-antitoxin system antitoxin DNA ADP-ribosyl glycohydrolase DarG produces MIHLAHGNLLTAKADALVNTVNTMGAMGKGIALQFKKAFPENYAAYVKACKAGEVQVGRMFVTESTRLDGPRFLINFPTKKHWRFPSSMAFIEQGLAALVQEVRARGIRSIAIPPLGCGLGGLPWAEVKARIEDAFADLPDVDVYLYAPAGAPDAATMPNRTSRPKLTHARAAFLGAVDHYQKLVFIDDPSLLEVQKIAYFLQEVGEPMKLKYQKWTYGPYADNLRHVLAELDGHYLTGWGDGANKPGQKIVILQETLPQVEGVLEQAPETKARFDRVAALVEGFESPYGMELLGTAHWVIKHELPPGEEPTVRSVAPRVQDWTQRKANLFSEDDIGVALEHLKEHGLAGTPSA; encoded by the coding sequence ATGATTCACCTTGCACACGGCAATCTGCTCACGGCCAAGGCCGATGCCCTGGTCAACACCGTGAATACCATGGGGGCCATGGGCAAGGGCATTGCGCTGCAGTTCAAGAAGGCCTTTCCCGAGAACTATGCGGCCTATGTCAAGGCTTGCAAGGCAGGCGAGGTGCAGGTGGGGCGCATGTTCGTCACCGAATCCACCCGGTTGGACGGCCCGCGCTTCCTCATCAATTTTCCCACCAAAAAGCACTGGCGCTTCCCCAGCTCCATGGCCTTCATCGAGCAAGGCTTGGCCGCCCTGGTGCAGGAGGTCCGCGCGCGGGGCATCCGCTCCATCGCCATCCCGCCCCTGGGCTGCGGCCTGGGCGGGTTGCCCTGGGCAGAGGTCAAGGCCCGCATTGAAGACGCCTTCGCTGACCTGCCCGACGTGGACGTCTACCTCTACGCCCCCGCCGGCGCGCCCGACGCCGCGACCATGCCCAATCGCACCTCGCGCCCCAAGCTGACCCACGCCCGCGCCGCCTTTCTGGGCGCGGTGGATCATTACCAAAAGCTGGTGTTCATTGATGACCCCAGCCTCCTGGAAGTGCAGAAGATCGCCTATTTTCTGCAGGAGGTGGGCGAACCCATGAAGCTCAAGTACCAGAAGTGGACCTATGGCCCCTATGCCGACAACCTGCGCCACGTGCTTGCCGAGCTGGACGGCCACTACCTGACCGGCTGGGGCGACGGCGCCAACAAGCCCGGCCAGAAGATCGTCATCCTCCAGGAGACGCTGCCCCAGGTGGAGGGCGTGCTGGAACAGGCCCCGGAAACCAAGGCCCGCTTTGACCGCGTAGCCGCCCTGGTGGAAGGTTTCGAGTCGCCCTACGGCATGGAGCTGCTGGGCACGGCGCATTGGGTCATCAAGCACGAGCTGCCCCCCGGCGAAGAGCCCACCGTCCGCAGCGTTGCGCCCCGTGTACAGGATTGGACACAACGAAAGGCCAATCTCTTCTCGGAAGACGACATCGGCGTGGCCCTGGAGCACCTCAAGGAGCACGGCCTGGCCGGCACCCCCTCTGCGTAA
- a CDS encoding N-6 DNA methylase: MSPETHAQLASFIWSICNLLRGPYKRNEYRKVILPLTVLKRFDSVLAPTKAKALAAFETVKDKSENIVKATLCNVTGVEFYNISKLDFARLLDDPNNIALNLNSYISAFSPNVREIMERFKFGEQVAQMQAKNLLYEVIKSFNTIDLSLQRVDNMQMGYVFEELIRIGAEQANEEAGEHFTPREVIKLMVNLLLTDEGDLTTSHIVKTIYDPACGTGGMLSTAESHIRALNQEASPHLFGQDWNDESYAVCKADMLIKGENADNIRMGDIFTEDRFPHDTFDYMLANPPFGVSWKQQEKAIGKEHESRGYEGRFGAGLPRINDGALLFLQHMLSKMRRPEQGGSRIGIVFNGSPLFTGDAGSGESEIRRWIIENDWLEAVVALPDQLFYNTGIFTYIWVLTNRKMPHRKGKIQLLDARSFFVKMRKSLGNKRNEIADGENGRPDQIAEIVRLYGAFRDGECSRIFANEDFGYAKITVERPLRLNFQASPERLARLEQERGFQALAGSAKKDPAARALEIQAGQARQQAIRDALGRLDPAKLYLDRKQFKKDLKAACAGMSPQLAQAELKPILAALGERDEAAAICMDAKGAPEPDSSLRDTESVPLKESIQDYFRREVLPHVPDAWIDESKTRIGYEIPLTRHFYKYTPPRPLAEIEAEIKTLEREIMAMLGEGAA, translated from the coding sequence ATGTCCCCGGAAACCCATGCCCAGCTTGCCAGTTTCATCTGGTCCATCTGCAACCTGTTGCGCGGGCCGTACAAACGCAATGAATACCGCAAGGTCATCCTGCCCCTGACGGTGCTCAAGCGTTTTGACAGCGTCCTGGCCCCCACCAAGGCCAAGGCGCTCGCTGCCTTCGAGACGGTCAAGGACAAGTCCGAGAACATCGTCAAGGCCACCCTTTGCAACGTGACTGGCGTGGAGTTCTACAATATCTCCAAGCTCGACTTTGCCCGGCTGCTGGATGATCCCAACAACATTGCCCTGAACCTGAACAGCTACATCAGCGCCTTTTCCCCCAACGTGCGGGAGATCATGGAGCGCTTCAAGTTTGGCGAGCAGGTGGCGCAGATGCAGGCCAAGAACCTGCTGTATGAGGTGATCAAGTCCTTCAACACCATCGACCTGAGCCTGCAGCGCGTGGACAACATGCAGATGGGCTACGTCTTCGAGGAGCTCATCCGCATCGGCGCGGAGCAGGCCAACGAGGAGGCCGGGGAGCACTTCACCCCGCGCGAGGTCATCAAGCTCATGGTCAACCTCCTGCTCACGGACGAAGGGGATCTCACCACCAGCCACATCGTCAAGACTATTTACGACCCGGCCTGCGGCACCGGCGGCATGCTCTCCACGGCGGAAAGCCACATCCGAGCCCTGAACCAGGAGGCCAGCCCGCACCTCTTTGGCCAGGACTGGAATGACGAATCCTACGCCGTGTGCAAGGCGGACATGCTCATCAAGGGCGAGAACGCCGACAACATCCGCATGGGCGACATCTTCACCGAGGACCGCTTTCCCCACGACACCTTTGACTACATGCTGGCCAACCCGCCCTTTGGCGTCTCCTGGAAGCAGCAGGAAAAAGCTATCGGCAAGGAACACGAGTCGCGCGGCTACGAGGGCCGCTTCGGGGCCGGACTGCCGCGCATCAACGACGGCGCCTTGCTTTTTCTGCAGCACATGCTGTCCAAGATGCGCCGGCCCGAGCAGGGCGGCTCACGCATTGGCATCGTCTTCAACGGCTCGCCCTTGTTCACCGGCGATGCCGGCAGCGGGGAATCCGAAATCCGGCGCTGGATCATCGAAAACGACTGGCTGGAAGCCGTGGTGGCCCTGCCGGACCAGCTCTTCTACAACACCGGCATCTTCACCTACATCTGGGTGCTCACCAACCGCAAAATGCCGCACCGCAAGGGAAAAATTCAGCTCCTGGACGCGCGTTCCTTTTTCGTCAAGATGCGCAAGAGCCTGGGCAACAAGCGCAACGAGATTGCCGACGGGGAAAACGGAAGGCCCGACCAGATTGCCGAGATCGTCCGCCTCTACGGGGCCTTCCGGGATGGCGAGTGCTCCAGGATCTTTGCCAACGAAGATTTCGGCTACGCCAAGATCACCGTGGAACGGCCTCTGCGGCTGAACTTCCAGGCATCTCCCGAGCGGCTGGCCCGGCTGGAGCAGGAGCGCGGCTTCCAGGCCCTGGCCGGCAGCGCCAAGAAGGACCCCGCCGCCCGCGCCCTGGAGATCCAGGCCGGCCAGGCCCGGCAGCAGGCCATCCGGGACGCCCTGGGCCGGCTGGACCCGGCGAAGCTGTACCTGGACCGCAAGCAGTTCAAGAAAGACCTCAAGGCCGCCTGCGCAGGCATGTCGCCGCAGCTGGCCCAGGCCGAGTTGAAGCCCATCCTCGCCGCCCTGGGCGAACGCGACGAGGCCGCCGCCATCTGCATGGATGCCAAGGGCGCCCCCGAGCCCGACAGCTCCCTGCGCGACACCGAGAGCGTGCCCCTGAAAGAGTCCATCCAGGACTACTTCCGCCGCGAGGTCCTGCCCCACGTGCCCGACGCCTGGATCGACGAGAGCAAGACCAGGATCGGCTACGAGATTCCCCTCACCCGCCATTTCTACAAGTACACGCCCCCGCGTCCCCTGGCCGAGATCGAGGCCGAGATCAAAACCCTGGAGCGCGAGATCATGGCCATGCTTGGAGAGGGGGCGGCATGA
- a CDS encoding type II toxin-antitoxin system death-on-curing family toxin translates to MKTFYFTLSWAIETHRLVIEQSGGVHGVKDRGLLESVLTHIQNDDYYPEFLDKLTHLCFAVNKLHAFHDGNKRASLALGAFFLLLNGYDHCVTPFLRDMENITVWVAENAIKKELLRDILQDIILQAAREEVRLAIIHATQHAHPDAQGGDHA, encoded by the coding sequence ATGAAGACCTTCTACTTCACCCTGTCCTGGGCCATCGAGACCCACCGTCTCGTCATCGAACAGTCCGGCGGCGTCCATGGCGTCAAGGATCGCGGCCTGCTGGAGAGCGTGTTGACCCACATCCAGAATGACGACTACTACCCGGAATTTCTGGACAAGCTCACCCACCTTTGCTTTGCGGTCAACAAGCTCCATGCCTTCCACGACGGTAACAAGCGCGCCTCCCTGGCCCTGGGCGCCTTTTTCCTGCTCCTCAACGGCTACGACCACTGCGTGACGCCGTTTCTGCGGGACATGGAAAACATCACGGTCTGGGTGGCCGAGAACGCAATCAAGAAGGAACTGTTGCGAGACATCCTCCAGGACATCATCCTGCAGGCGGCCCGCGAGGAAGTACGCCTGGCCATCATCCACGCCACCCAGCACGCGCACCCTGACGCGCAAGGAGGCGACCATGCCTAG
- a CDS encoding restriction endonuclease subunit S translates to MPSGTYTPYPRYKDSGVEWLGDVPEGWEVKRLRFISRINPLASELQDFSPEDEVSFVPMECVCEYGGLRLEQTKPMDEIGSGYTYFRDGDVVFAKITPCFENGKGTLAEGLVNGVAFGTTELHVIRPDDTLEKRFLFYLTICDNFRKIGESEMYGAGGQKRVPTDFVQNFPVPLPPLPEQAAIAAFLDRETARLDALVARKRRLIELLQEKRAAVISHAVTRGLDPAAPIKDSGVDWLGEVPAHWEVKRLAYLAEMSGGMTPDKSNETFWEGDIPWLTPKDMKRPVIDDTEDKITHVALTATGIKLYDAGHVFIVVRGMILAHTFPVCINSVETTVNQDVKALNVLRYFIPQYFAFMLQGIDKALLALVEEAAHGTRCLRTEVWHDFYVAFPDKDEQLKIVSELEKHITRIDALITKINTAITTLQEYRTALITAAVTGKIDVREEGAC, encoded by the coding sequence ATGCCTAGCGGCACGTACACACCCTATCCCCGCTACAAGGACTCGGGCGTGGAATGGCTGGGGGACGTGCCCGAGGGGTGGGAGGTGAAGCGGCTACGGTTTATTTCCCGCATCAATCCACTTGCCTCTGAGCTTCAGGATTTCAGCCCTGAGGATGAAGTATCATTCGTCCCCATGGAGTGCGTATGCGAATATGGCGGATTGAGGCTTGAACAGACAAAGCCGATGGATGAAATTGGAAGTGGGTACACCTATTTTCGGGATGGGGATGTTGTTTTTGCCAAGATTACTCCATGCTTTGAGAATGGGAAGGGAACCTTGGCGGAAGGGCTTGTCAATGGCGTTGCTTTCGGCACCACAGAGTTGCATGTCATCCGGCCTGATGACACCCTTGAAAAGCGCTTTCTCTTTTACCTGACCATCTGTGACAATTTTCGGAAAATTGGTGAATCCGAAATGTACGGCGCAGGTGGGCAAAAGCGTGTGCCCACTGACTTCGTCCAAAATTTTCCCGTCCCCCTTCCCCCCCTCCCCGAACAAGCCGCCATCGCCGCCTTTCTGGACCGCGAGACGGCGCGGCTGGATGCCCTGGTGGCCCGGAAGCGCCGGCTCATCGAGCTGTTGCAGGAAAAGCGCGCCGCGGTCATCAGCCACGCCGTGACCAGGGGCCTCGACCCCGCCGCCCCCATAAAAGACTCCGGCGTGGACTGGCTGGGCGAGGTGCCGGCGCATTGGGAGGTGAAGCGGCTTGCCTATTTAGCCGAAATGTCGGGAGGAATGACACCTGACAAGTCAAATGAAACTTTTTGGGAGGGAGACATCCCTTGGCTCACTCCAAAGGACATGAAACGTCCAGTCATTGATGATACGGAAGACAAAATTACTCATGTCGCCCTCACTGCAACGGGGATCAAGCTGTACGATGCTGGCCATGTTTTTATTGTTGTTCGGGGAATGATCTTGGCGCATACATTCCCTGTCTGCATTAACTCAGTCGAAACAACTGTAAACCAAGACGTCAAAGCGCTTAATGTCCTTCGCTATTTCATTCCGCAATATTTTGCCTTCATGCTGCAAGGCATTGACAAGGCCCTGCTCGCCCTTGTTGAGGAGGCCGCGCACGGTACGAGGTGCCTTCGGACCGAAGTGTGGCATGATTTTTATGTTGCGTTTCCTGACAAGGACGAGCAACTCAAGATCGTTTCTGAACTCGAAAAGCATATCACCCGCATCGACGCCCTCATCACCAAAATCAACACCGCCATCACCACCCTGCAGGAATACCGCACGGCCCTCATCACCGCGGCGGTGACGGGGAAGATTGATGTGCGGGAGGAGGGAGCATGCTGA
- a CDS encoding ATP-binding protein encodes MLTESQLSPMLDELRALPKETEWVEFKVNNEKPEEIGKYISALANAAALHEKPNGFMVWGIEDGTHAPVGTSFTPSTAKVGNEALENWLARLLEPRIDFRFHAFTYQDVPVVLLEIQPATFHPVRFKQEAFIRVGSYKKPLREHPEKERQLWLLSSRVPFEKGVAMANVSSDIVLGALDYPAVFELLGRPLPDNRDGILSRLEQERFITKRPGGLYDVTNLGAILFAKDLSQFDRLGRKALRVIFYKGNSRVETIREQTGVKGYAVGYEGAVAYINDRLPANEVIGQALRREERMYPDIAIRELVANVLIHQDFNIFGAGPMVEIFSDRMEFSNPGKPLIDTLRFIDHTPRSRNEDLAAFMRCINICEERGSGIDKVITAVELHQLPPPDFREVGDNTVVVLFAHRKFSAMDADDRIRACYQHACLCHESNTQLTNQSLRVRFGIEDRNKAMVTRVIKAALDRGVIKPFDKDQSKKFAKYVPFWT; translated from the coding sequence ATGCTGACCGAATCGCAGCTATCGCCCATGCTCGACGAACTGCGCGCCCTCCCCAAGGAGACGGAGTGGGTGGAGTTCAAAGTGAACAACGAAAAGCCGGAGGAGATTGGCAAATACATCTCGGCCCTCGCCAATGCAGCGGCCTTGCATGAAAAGCCAAATGGCTTCATGGTCTGGGGCATTGAGGACGGGACCCATGCCCCCGTTGGCACCTCCTTTACGCCGTCCACAGCCAAAGTAGGCAATGAAGCGTTGGAAAACTGGCTCGCGAGGTTGCTTGAGCCGCGCATTGATTTTCGATTCCATGCCTTCACGTATCAAGATGTCCCTGTGGTGCTCCTCGAAATCCAACCGGCGACCTTCCACCCTGTGCGCTTCAAGCAGGAAGCGTTCATTCGAGTCGGCAGCTACAAGAAACCCTTGCGCGAACACCCAGAAAAGGAACGCCAGCTCTGGTTGCTGTCCTCGCGGGTGCCCTTCGAGAAGGGCGTGGCCATGGCCAATGTCTCCTCCGACATCGTGCTTGGCGCGCTTGACTATCCTGCCGTCTTTGAGCTGTTGGGCCGCCCCTTGCCGGACAACCGGGACGGCATTCTGTCGCGGTTGGAGCAGGAGCGGTTCATCACAAAAAGGCCGGGCGGGCTGTATGACGTCACGAACCTCGGGGCAATCCTCTTCGCCAAGGATCTCAGCCAGTTTGACCGCCTTGGCCGCAAGGCGTTGCGCGTGATTTTCTACAAGGGCAACAGTCGCGTCGAAACCATCCGGGAGCAGACCGGCGTCAAGGGCTATGCCGTCGGCTACGAAGGCGCGGTGGCCTACATCAATGATCGGCTGCCCGCTAACGAGGTGATTGGCCAGGCCTTGCGCAGGGAAGAACGCATGTACCCGGACATCGCCATTCGGGAACTCGTGGCCAATGTCCTGATCCACCAGGATTTCAACATTTTCGGCGCCGGTCCCATGGTGGAAATTTTCTCGGATCGGATGGAATTCAGCAATCCTGGGAAACCGCTCATTGATACGCTTCGATTCATTGATCACACCCCTCGCTCCCGGAACGAGGATTTGGCGGCCTTCATGCGTTGCATCAATATTTGCGAAGAGCGGGGCAGCGGCATCGACAAGGTCATCACCGCCGTGGAGCTGCACCAGTTGCCGCCGCCCGATTTCCGTGAAGTAGGTGACAACACCGTGGTGGTGCTTTTTGCCCACCGAAAGTTTTCGGCCATGGACGCAGATGACCGGATTCGCGCCTGTTATCAACATGCTTGTCTGTGCCATGAGAGCAACACGCAGCTGACGAATCAGAGCTTGCGAGTACGCTTCGGCATCGAAGACAGAAACAAGGCCATGGTTACGCGAGTCATTAAGGCTGCCTTGGACAGAGGCGTAATCAAGCCCTTTGACAAGGACCAGTCCAAGAAATTTGCAAAATATGTCCCCTTCTGGACGTGA